The following proteins are co-located in the Camelina sativa cultivar DH55 chromosome 12, Cs, whole genome shotgun sequence genome:
- the LOC104730815 gene encoding protein CHLOROPLAST IMPORT APPARATUS 2-like, which produces MSSCLSGPAAYMVKSPPSHNTPSPSSTISESNSPPFLISTRRPRTPRKRPNQTYDEAAALLSTAYPNVFSSKKSKTHTFGSTKSPLSDYDEASQLLLPYESIEESEFLFNPTVPTKAEHFLERKDVSFNDESEVNGFGIFDDFGTESILDEEVEEGIDSFMGSIESNQVENCYRIGRLEEIMKNAWNGRFRLGLGLRSSLREHDDDENWCKFPTVEFDQISPRIQTTAAAAAADDGVVESSKSKTIVTTAEGDKKKKKKKKKKKKVTPAAESSEDPLPNLEQRVSPLLKLDYDGVLEAWSGKESPFSDEFLGSDAAGIDLHARLGEIDLFGESGMREASVLRYKEKRRIRLFSKKIRYQVRKLNADQRPRMKGRFVTRPNARNLSGIRV; this is translated from the exons ATGTCGTCTTGTCTAAGCGGCCCCGCCGCTTACATGGTAAAATCTCCACCGTCACACAACACTCCTTCACCGTCATCTACAATCTCCGAGTCAAACTCTCCTCCGTTCTTGATCTCCACGAGAAGGCCACGAACTCCACGGAAACGTCCTAACCAAACATACGACGAAGCTGCCGCTCTTCTCTCCACCGCTTACCCAAACGTCTTCTCTTCcaagaaatcaaaaactcatACGTTCGGCTCCACTAAATCTCCTCTCAGTGATTACGACGAAGCTTCTCAGTTGCTTCTTCCGTACGAATCCATCGAAGAGTCTGAGTTTCTGTTCAACCCCACGGTTCCAACGAAAGCAGAACACTTCTTGGAGCGTAAAGATGTCAGTTTCAATGACGAGTCAGAGGTGAATGGGTTTGGGATTTTCGATGACTTCGGCACGGAATCGATTCTTGATGAGgaggttgaagaagggatagaTAGCTTTATGGGGAGTATTGAATCCAACCAAGTAGAGAATTGCTACAGAATAGGTCGATTAGAGGAAATTATGAAGAATGCTTGGAATGGAAGGTTTCGATTAGGGCTCGGTTTGAGGAGTTCTCTGAGGGAACACGACGACGACGAGAACTGGTGCAAATTTCCCACTGTGGAATTTGATCAGATCTCGCCGAGAATTCAGaccaccgccgccgccgccgcagcTGATGATGGTGTCGTTGAGAGTAGCAAGAGTAAGACCATTGTTACGACGGCGGagggagacaaaaaaaagaagaagaagaagaagaagaagaagaaggtgactcCGGCGGCGGAGAGCTCCGAAGATCCGTTGCCAAATCTGGAACAGAGAGTGAGTCCGTTGTTGAAGCTCGACTACGATGGGGTTTTAGAGGCTTGGTCGGGTAAGGAGTCGCCCTTCTCCGACGAGTTTCTCGGTTCAGACGCCGCAGGAATCGACCTACAT GCACGGTTAGGTGAGATAGATTTGTTCGGAGAAAGTGGAATGAGAGAAGCAAGTGTGTTAAGGTataaagaaaagaggaggatTCGACTCTTCTCCAAAAAAATCCGATATCAAGTTCGCAAACTCAACGCCGATCAGCGCCCACGTATGAAG GGAAGATTTGTGACAAGGCCCAACGCAAGGAATTTAAGCGGGATACGAGTATAA
- the LOC104717654 gene encoding RNA-binding KH domain-containing protein PEPPER isoform X1, translated as MAAVADSVDNNGALNLPENENLMPAGISATTLLDQNAGTFPELNQPNSLAVSETTAPDSTEERWPGWPGDCVFRMIVPVTKVGAIIGRKGDFIKKMCEETRARIKVLDGPLTTPDRIVLITGKEEPEAYMSPAMDAVLRVFRRVSGLPDDNDDDDVQNAGSVFSSVRLLVASTQAINLIGKQGSMIKSIVEHSGASVRILSEEETPFYAAQDERIVDLQGEALKILKALEAIVGHLRKFLVDHTVVPLFEKQYLARVSQTRQEEPLADNKSSLHNISSNVMEPDFSLLARREPSFLERESRMESRVQPSGVSMYSQDPVLSARHSPGLARVSAAFVTQVSQTMQIPFSYAEDIIGVEGANIAYIRRRSGATITIQESPHPDQITVEIKGTSSQVQTAEQLVQEFISNHKEPVSVSGGYGRIDTGYVPAYPPQLGNRQEPLSSSYLGTEPGQYRPTAYSQLAGPSTYTPSLSGQTDIGGYSNNYNL; from the exons ATGGCCGCCGTCGCAGATTCCGTTGACAACAACGGTGCCCTAAACCTCCCTGAGAATGAAAACCTTATGCCGGCTGGAATCAGTGCCACCACATTGCTCGACCAAAACGCCGGCACCTTCCCTGAATTGAACCAGCCAAATAGCTTAGCTGTTTCCGAGACTACTGCTCCCGATTCCACGGAGGAGAGATGGCCAGGTTGGCCTGGCGATTGCGTGTTTCGTATGATCGTTCCGGTGACTAAAGTCGGAGCTATCATTGGACGCAAAGGTGACTTTATCAAGAAGATGTGTGAGGAGACTCGTGCTCGTATCAAAGTCCTTGATGGTCCTCTTACCACTCCTGATCGCATC GTTTTAATAACTGGTAAGGAAGAGCCAGAGGCATATATGTCACCTGCAATGGATGCAGTCTTGAGGGTGTTTAGAAGAGTTTCAGGGTTAcctgatgataatgatgatgatgatgttcaaaACGCTGGGAGTGTCTTCTCTTCTGTGCGTTTGTTAGTTGCATCTACTCAGGCTATTAATTTAATTGGCAAACAAGGTTCTATGATTAAATCCATTGTTGAGCACTCTGGTGCTTCTGTTCGTATTTTATCAGAAG AGGAAACACCGTTTTATGCTGCGCAAGATGAGAGGATAGTGGATTTGCAGGGTGAAGCTTTGAAAATCCTTAAAGCATTAGAAGCCATTGTTGGACATCTAAGGAAATTTCTAGTCGACCATACTGTTGTTCCTCTCTTCGAAAAGCAA taTCTGGCTAGAGTCTCTCAAACTCGTCAGGAAGAGCCGTTAGCTGACAACAAGTCATCTCTGCATAATATTTCTTCAAATGTAATGGAGCCTGATTTCTCCCTCTTAGCACGGAGGGAACCTTCGTTCCTGGAGCGCGAGTCTCGAATGGAGTCACGTGTTCAGCCTTCGGGAGTTTCTATGTACAGTCAGGATCCTGTATTGTCCGCCAGACACTCTCCTGGTCTTGCTCGGGTTTCTGCTGCTTTTGTTACACAG GTATCTCAAACGATGCAAATACCGTTCTCCTATGCGGAGGATATAATTGGTGTAGAAGGAGCTAATATAGCCTACATCCGTCGAAGAAGCGGAGCTACCATAACCATTCAAGAGAGTCCACATCCTGATCAAATCACAGTGGAAATCAAAGGCACATCTTCCCAAGTACAAACTGCTGAGCAACTAGTTCAA GAGTTCATCAGCAATCACAAGGAACCAGTTTCGGTTTCAGGGGGATATGGCAGAATCGACACTGGCTATGTACCTGCATATCCTCCTCAGCTGGGCAACCGTCAAGAGCCACTCTCCAGTAGCTACCTGGGTACAGAGCCGGGGCAGTACAGACCAACAGCATACTCTCAGCTGGCAGGTCCTTCAACTTACACGCCGTCTCTCTCTGGCCAAACTGATATTGGTGGCTACAGCAATAATTATAATCTTTGA
- the LOC104717654 gene encoding RNA-binding KH domain-containing protein PEPPER isoform X2, which produces MAAVADSVDNNGALNLPENENLMPAGISATTLLDQNAGTFPELNQPNSLAVSETTAPDSTEERWPGWPGDCVFRMIVPVTKVGAIIGRKGDFIKKMCEETRARIKVLDGPLTTPDRIVLITGKEEPEAYMSPAMDAVLRVFRRVSGLPDDNDDDDVQNAGSVFSSVRLLVASTQAINLIGKQGSMIKSIVEHSGASVRILSEEETPFYAAQDERIVDLQGEALKILKALEAIVGHLRKFLVDHTVVPLFEKQYLARVSQTRQEEPLADNKSSLHNISSNVMEPDFSLLARREPSFLERESRMESRVQPSGVSMYSQDPVLSARHSPGLARVSAAFVTQVSQTMQIPFSYAEDIIGVEGANIAYIRRRSGATITIQESPHPDQITVEIKGTSSQVQTAEQLVQEFISNHKEPVSVSGGYGRIDAGYVPAYPPQLGNRQEPLSSSYLGTEPGQYRPTAYSQLAGPSTYTPSLSGQTDIGGYSNNYNL; this is translated from the exons ATGGCCGCCGTCGCAGATTCCGTTGACAACAACGGTGCCCTAAACCTCCCTGAGAATGAAAACCTTATGCCGGCTGGAATCAGTGCCACCACATTGCTCGACCAAAACGCCGGCACCTTCCCTGAATTGAACCAGCCAAATAGCTTAGCTGTTTCCGAGACTACTGCTCCCGATTCCACGGAGGAGAGATGGCCAGGTTGGCCTGGCGATTGCGTGTTTCGTATGATCGTTCCGGTGACTAAAGTCGGAGCTATCATTGGACGCAAAGGTGACTTTATCAAGAAGATGTGTGAGGAGACTCGTGCTCGTATCAAAGTCCTTGATGGTCCTCTTACCACTCCTGATCGCATC GTTTTAATAACTGGTAAGGAAGAGCCAGAGGCATATATGTCACCTGCAATGGATGCAGTCTTGAGGGTGTTTAGAAGAGTTTCAGGGTTAcctgatgataatgatgatgatgatgttcaaaACGCTGGGAGTGTCTTCTCTTCTGTGCGTTTGTTAGTTGCATCTACTCAGGCTATTAATTTAATTGGCAAACAAGGTTCTATGATTAAATCCATTGTTGAGCACTCTGGTGCTTCTGTTCGTATTTTATCAGAAG AGGAAACACCGTTTTATGCTGCGCAAGATGAGAGGATAGTGGATTTGCAGGGTGAAGCTTTGAAAATCCTTAAAGCATTAGAAGCCATTGTTGGACATCTAAGGAAATTTCTAGTCGACCATACTGTTGTTCCTCTCTTCGAAAAGCAA taTCTGGCTAGAGTCTCTCAAACTCGTCAGGAAGAGCCGTTAGCTGACAACAAGTCATCTCTGCATAATATTTCTTCAAATGTAATGGAGCCTGATTTCTCCCTCTTAGCACGGAGGGAACCTTCGTTCCTGGA GCGCGAGTCTCGAATGGAGTCACGTGTTCAGCCTTCGGGAGTTTCTATGTACAGTCAGGATCCTGTATTGTCCGCCAGACACTCTCCTGGTCTTGCTCGGGTTTCTGCTGCTTTTGTTACACAG GTATCTCAAACGATGCAAATACCGTTCTCCTATGCGGAGGATATAATTGGTGTAGAAGGAGCTAATATAGCCTACATCCGTCGAAGAAGCGGAGCTACCATAACCATTCAAGAGAGTCCACATCCTGATCAAATCACAGTGGAAATCAAAGGCACATCTTCCCAAGTACAAACTGCTGAGCAACTAGTTCAA GAGTTCATCAGCAATCACAAGGAACCAGTTTCGGTTTCAGGGGGATATGGCAGAATCGACGCTGGCTATGTACCTGCATATCCTCCTCAGCTGGGCAACCGTCAAGAGCCACTCTCCAGTAGCTACCTGGGTACAGAGCCGGGGCAGTACAGACCAACAGCATACTCTCAGCTGGCAGGTCCTTCAACTTACACGCCGTCTCTCTCTGGCCAAACTGATATTGGTGGCTACAGCAATAATTATAATCTTTGA
- the LOC104717654 gene encoding RNA-binding KH domain-containing protein PEPPER isoform X3: MAAVADSVDNNGALNLPENENLMPAGISATTLLDQNAGTFPELNQPNSLAVSETTAPDSTEERWPGWPGDCVFRMIVPVTKVGAIIGRKGDFIKKMCEETRARIKVLDGPLTTPDRIVLITGKEEPEAYMSPAMDAVLRVFRRVSGLPDDNDDDDVQNAGSVFSSVRLLVASTQAINLIGKQGSMIKSIVEHSGASVRILSEEETPFYAAQDERIVDLQGEALKILKALEAIVGHLRKFLVDHTVVPLFEKQYLARVSQTRQEEPLADNKSSLHNISSNVMEPDFSLLARREPSFLERESRMESRVQPSGVSMYSQDPVLSARHSPGLARVSAAFVTQVSQTMQIPFSYAEDIIGVEGANIAYIRRRSGATITIQESPHPDQITVEIKGTSSQVQTAEQLVQEFISNHKEPVSVSGGYGRIDAGYVPAYPPQLGNRQEPLSSSYLGTEPGQYRPTAYSQLAGPSTYTPSLSGQTDIGGYSNNYNL, from the exons ATGGCCGCCGTCGCAGATTCCGTTGACAACAACGGTGCCCTAAACCTCCCTGAGAATGAAAACCTTATGCCGGCTGGAATCAGTGCCACCACATTGCTCGACCAAAACGCCGGCACCTTCCCTGAATTGAACCAGCCAAATAGCTTAGCTGTTTCCGAGACTACTGCTCCCGATTCCACGGAGGAGAGATGGCCAGGTTGGCCTGGCGATTGCGTGTTTCGTATGATCGTTCCGGTGACTAAAGTCGGAGCTATCATTGGACGCAAAGGTGACTTTATCAAGAAGATGTGTGAGGAGACTCGTGCTCGTATCAAAGTCCTTGATGGTCCTCTTACCACTCCTGATCGCATC GTTTTAATAACTGGTAAGGAAGAGCCAGAGGCATATATGTCACCTGCAATGGATGCAGTCTTGAGGGTGTTTAGAAGAGTTTCAGGGTTAcctgatgataatgatgatgatgatgttcaaaACGCTGGGAGTGTCTTCTCTTCTGTGCGTTTGTTAGTTGCATCTACTCAGGCTATTAATTTAATTGGCAAACAAGGTTCTATGATTAAATCCATTGTTGAGCACTCTGGTGCTTCTGTTCGTATTTTATCAGAAG AGGAAACACCGTTTTATGCTGCGCAAGATGAGAGGATAGTGGATTTGCAGGGTGAAGCTTTGAAAATCCTTAAAGCATTAGAAGCCATTGTTGGACATCTAAGGAAATTTCTAGTCGACCATACTGTTGTTCCTCTCTTCGAAAAGCAA taTCTGGCTAGAGTCTCTCAAACTCGTCAGGAAGAGCCGTTAGCTGACAACAAGTCATCTCTGCATAATATTTCTTCAAATGTAATGGAGCCTGATTTCTCCCTCTTAGCACGGAGGGAACCTTCGTTCCTGGAGCGCGAGTCTCGAATGGAGTCACGTGTTCAGCCTTCGGGAGTTTCTATGTACAGTCAG GATCCTGTATTGTCCGCCAGACACTCTCCTGGTCTTGCTCGGGTTTCTGCTGCTTTTGTTACACAG GTATCTCAAACGATGCAAATACCGTTCTCCTATGCGGAGGATATAATTGGTGTAGAAGGAGCTAATATAGCCTACATCCGTCGAAGAAGCGGAGCTACCATAACCATTCAAGAGAGTCCACATCCTGATCAAATCACAGTGGAAATCAAAGGCACATCTTCCCAAGTACAAACTGCTGAGCAACTAGTTCAA GAGTTCATCAGCAATCACAAGGAACCAGTTTCGGTTTCAGGGGGATATGGCAGAATCGACGCTGGCTATGTACCTGCATATCCTCCTCAGCTGGGCAACCGTCAAGAGCCACTCTCCAGTAGCTACCTGGGTACAGAGCCGGGGCAGTACAGACCAACAGCATACTCTCAGCTGGCAGGTCCTTCAACTTACACGCCGTCTCTCTCTGGCCAAACTGATATTGGTGGCTACAGCAATAATTATAATCTTTGA
- the LOC104730813 gene encoding peroxidase 44-like: protein MRAIIALFFLFCFLAPSALAQLRFGFYGRSCPRAESIVANVVANRFRRDRSITAAFLRMQFHDCFVRGCDASLLIDPRPGRPSEKSTGPNASVRGYEVIDEAKRQLEAACPRTVSCADIVTLATRDSVALAGGPRFSVPTGRRDGLRSSPNDVNLPGPTIPVGASIQLFAAQGMDVNDMVTLIGGGHSVGVAHCSLFQERLSDPAMDRTLNARLRNTCRAPNDPSVFLDQRTPFIVDNAIYGEIRRQRGILRIDQNLGLDRSTRGIVSSFASSNALFRQRFAQAMVKMGTIRVLTGRSGEIRRNCRVFNNRH, encoded by the exons ATGAGGGCAATCAtagctttgtttttccttttctgttttcttgcTCCCTCTGCTTTGGCGCAGCTCCGATTTGGGTTCTACGGCCGCTCATGCCCTCGAGCAGAATCTATCGTTGCTAATGTTGTTGCCAACCGTTTCCGTCGTGACCGTTCCATTACTGCAGCATTTCTTCGTATGCAGTTTCATGATTGCTTTGTTAGG GGTTGTGATGCTTCCCTCTTGATCGACCCAAGACCCGGAAGGCCATCAGAGAAAAGCACCGGACCAAATGCAAGCGTGAGAGGATACGAGGTCATTGATGAAGCTAAGAGACAGCTCGAGGCTGCGTGCCCTCGAACAGTCTCATGCGCAGACATTGTAACTCTAGCCACCAGAGACTCGGTCGCATTAGCTGGTGGACCAAGGTTCTCAGTACCAACAGGAAGACGTGATGGATTAAGGTCAAGCCCCAATGACGTCAACTTGCCCGGACCAACAATACCGGTTGGCGCATCGATCCAGTTATTTGCAGCTCAAGGTATGGATGTGAACGATATGGTTACACTCATTGGTGGTGGCCACAGCGTCGGTGTTGCACATTGTAGTCTCTTCCAGGAGAGGCTTTCCGACCCTGCAATGGACCGTACATTGAATGCTAGGTTGAGAAACACATGTCGTGCCCCTAACGACCCATCAGTTTTCTTGGACCAGAGGACTCCATTTATCGTGGATAACGCAATCTATGGAGAGATCCGACGTCAAAGAGGAATCCTAAGAATTGACCAAAACTTAGGACTCGATAGATCAACCCGTGGGATTGTGTCTAGTTTTGCATCAAGCAATGCCCTCTTTAGACAGAGATTTGCCCAAGCAATGGTGAAAAT